From a single Mangifera indica cultivar Alphonso chromosome 19, CATAS_Mindica_2.1, whole genome shotgun sequence genomic region:
- the LOC123202846 gene encoding uncharacterized protein LOC123202846, which yields MLAPKVSMTFHQNSPPLMIITQVVSISFLLLLHSPSPALALPTSSTHNPSSLVDSVCKEANEEGHLNYNDCVAALMLDPKALSARNKKLLAKIELNLALSNSTSSLTYIDAMAKKEKSSPALKSALEYCVSQYKDTVQCFKMALMDLDVDPEAANYDAFVANDGQYYCGEQLNSKGFQSQVVDSINTRNYYVMLYSRIGQIITNKMT from the coding sequence ATGCTTGCACCCAAAGTTTCAATGACTTTTCATCAGAATTCTCCTCCATTGATGATCATAACACAAGTAGTTTCCATTTCTTTCCTCTTACTTCTTCACTCTCCCTCGCCAGCTCTCGCCCTCCCGACATCAAGCACCCACAATCCATCTAGTTTAGTCGATAGCGTTTGCAAAGAAGCGAACGAAGAGGGCCATTTAAATTACAACGATTGTGTTGCCGCTCTTATGTTAGATCCTAAAGCCTTGTCTGCAAGGAACAAGAAATTGTTGGCGAAGATCGAGCTAAACTTGGCTCTATCTAATTCCACAAGCAGCCTAACATACATCGATGCAATGGCAAAGAAGGAAAAATCTTCACCAGCACTGAAATCGGCACTCGAGTACTGCGTTTCACAGTATAAAGATACTGTGCAGTGTTTTAAAATGGCTTTGATGGATTTGGATGTTGATCCTGAGGCTGCAAATTATGATGCGTTTGTTGCTAATGATGGTCAATATTACTGTGGAGAACAGCTGAATTCTAAAGGGTTTCAATCCCAAGTTGTGGATTCAATTAATACTAGAAACTATTATGTGATGCTGTATAGTCGCATTGGACAAATTATTACCAATAAGATGACCTGA